TTTACAAGGAAAACGGCTTAGCTTTTTTTTGTGCAAAATGTCGCTGTCAAAGTTTAAACGTGAGGATATGGAATTTGTACCCAATGGGAACGTGATGGAACTCCGTCCAATGCAGCAACTTCGACGAGCCAAGATTGATGCGGCCGCCCTCAAGGGGGGTCGCAAGCTCCGCAAGGATGAAGAGCCAAGGGCCCAAATGGTCGGCCGCTGGAAGCCCATTGATGACCTGGCCCTGTTGACTGCCATGGATCGGGTGAACAATGTTAAGATTGTGCATCGTGTATGCAAATTCTCGTGCATGTTCTCGCTCAAGGAGGTCCATCAGCGTTGGAAGGCACTGCTCTACTCGCCCATGGATTCGCAGACGGCCATGACGGCCATCGAGAATCTACACCCGGAGACGGTGGCCACCGTTAGGGCTAATACGGTACTCAGtcccgaggaggaggaagtaATCATGAGCATCAAGAGCTCGGAATCCCCCTCACTGGCAAAGTTTCAGGAGCTGATCGATCAGAATGCTGCCATCTTTTTGCGTGAACGAACGGCCCAATATCTGCAAACTTACTGGCGCGAGCTCCGCAAGTATATGCTGCTGCCTGATCAGGTGATTGCGCCGGGCGAAGAGGCGTCCTATCTGCAGAGCTTCTCCGAGGCCGAGGCGGAGGCTTTTAATGTCAATGTCCACGAGCCCATCGACGAGGCCCTGGACGCCGAGCTGGAGCTTCAGAACCGTCGCAATAGGCGCTCCATTCGGTTGTTGGAGAACGAAATAACTCGTATGTCCGTCCTGGTGGACTGTGGTCGTGGTCCTCGAGACCTGGACAACAATACGATTGCCTGTTTGTGCGGCCATCGGGTGCGCTTTCTGATACAACATCCGGAGATCAACTTTGGGCGCGACGGTAACGAAGGttccgattggaaggtggatGTGAACCTGGCCCTGGAGGGTCCGGCCGAGAAGGTGTCACGTCTGCAGGGCACCATTAAGCTGCGCAACGATGGCATCATCTTCATTGCCAATGTGGGCAAGCGGACCATCTTTGTGCAGGGCGAACCCCTGCTTACGAGTCACAAGACACGGCTCGACGACAATATGTTGGTGGAGATATGCGGCCTTACCTTTACGTTCATCATTAACCCCAATGCCATCGATGCCGTACGCACGCAGTGCGCCAAGACATCGGAGCCGTTGAAGTAACAGAATCGATACAGGACCTGATCTGAGGAAGAGCCAATTAAATTTGTTGGTTAATGCGGGGTGGGGGATCTCTCTGCGATATCTCTTAACTTTACTAGAATTTCTGATGATAGAAATAAAGAGGAAGCACTATCGCTACTTATGTTccttaaattaaatatatgtaaattcaattattatttaaatttaattatttaattcTGGCACTCCGTTTATCCTATTTCCATGTAATGACCCATTTGATTggaattttaaaatattttatctGCTTCCATTTTTCTGATATTGATTTGTATTCCGCTACAACAGTCTCATCTTCATCCTGctcccaccaacaccagccGTTATATCTCGTTCCTCTCCGACATAGGAGTTCCTTGAAGATTTTTGTTCATCATATTGATTAAAAGTCTTAGGTCTTGTATTTGCTCTTCAAGATACATACTTAGACGCAAaccaccacaaaaataaaaatacaatcCCGATTACTATATCGATTGTTCT
This region of Drosophila miranda strain MSH22 chromosome 2, D.miranda_PacBio2.1, whole genome shotgun sequence genomic DNA includes:
- the LOC117187286 gene encoding microspherule protein 1-like gives rise to the protein MSLSKFKREDMEFVPNGNVMELRPMQQLRRAKIDAAALKGGRKLRKDEEPRAQMVGRWKPIDDLALLTAMDRVNNVKIVHRVCKFSCMFSLKEVHQRWKALLYSPMDSQTAMTAIENLHPETVATVRANTVLSPEEEEVIMSIKSSESPSLAKFQELIDQNAAIFLRERTAQYLQTYWRELRKYMLLPDQVIAPGEEASYLQSFSEAEAEAFNVNVHEPIDEALDAELELQNRRNRRSIRLLENEITRMSVLVDCGRGPRDLDNNTIACLCGHRVRFLIQHPEINFGRDGNEGSDWKVDVNLALEGPAEKVSRLQGTIKLRNDGIIFIANVGKRTIFVQGEPLLTSHKTRLDDNMLVEICGLTFTFIINPNAIDAVRTQCAKTSEPLK